A window of Mesoplasma chauliocola contains these coding sequences:
- the rpe gene encoding ribulose-phosphate 3-epimerase: MKDIIIAPSVLSANFADLKTELKRCNESNIKWIHYDVMDHDFVPNLTFGSKILKDIVSSSNFNIDIHFMVKVKTPVFEDFFEEYIKCKPKMMTMHIETMSNEEIQKFYNLCIKNNIMFSVAVSPKTEIQILDNWLDKLDNVLVMSVEPGFGGQTFISEVLEKVKYLAKNKKDNKFKYIIEIDGGINDQTSKQAIDAGVEMMVAGSYLFESDNFKEKVESLKNA, translated from the coding sequence ATGAAAGACATAATTATAGCACCAAGTGTTTTATCAGCTAATTTTGCTGATTTAAAGACCGAATTAAAGCGATGTAATGAGTCAAATATTAAATGAATACATTATGATGTAATGGATCATGATTTTGTTCCTAATTTGACTTTTGGATCAAAGATTTTAAAAGACATTGTTAGCTCATCAAATTTCAACATTGATATTCACTTTATGGTAAAAGTTAAAACACCTGTATTTGAAGACTTTTTTGAGGAATACATTAAGTGCAAACCTAAAATGATGACAATGCATATTGAAACAATGAGCAATGAAGAAATTCAAAAGTTTTATAATCTATGTATAAAAAATAATATAATGTTTAGCGTTGCTGTTTCTCCTAAAACCGAAATTCAAATTTTAGATAATTGACTTGATAAACTTGATAATGTTTTAGTTATGAGTGTGGAACCTGGTTTTGGTGGACAAACATTTATTTCAGAGGTTTTGGAAAAAGTGAAATACTTAGCAAAAAATAAAAAAGATAATAAATTTAAATACATTATTGAAATTGATGGTGGAATTAATGACCAAACAAGTAAGCAAGCGATTGATGCTGGTGTCGAAATGATGGTTGCAGGAAGCTATTTATTTGAAAGTGATAATTTCAAAGAGAAAGTAGAGTCACTTAAAAATGCTTAA
- the mgtE gene encoding magnesium transporter: MLKLEHIEEMLETALEEKDVKKIRSISKETQFVDFAEAMEQFESKVVLKIFRLLEIEEAAEIFTYLDSEHQEYIIEAFTNTEIKEILDELYTDDIIDLIDEMPSEVVKKILKATTKDVRKELNSILKYEEHTAGAIMSINFTELKSDNTVEMAIKAIQRRHDEYDEIDDLFIIDDQNKLLGWIELKQLIINDPKTELGKIMNTKIVNVNVEMDQEVVANYFKRYDINTLPVVNKTQQLVGIITVDDVIDVLVEESTEDIQNFAGIDADDVESDYFETGLIKMYKSRVTWLSILLVIGIITHVIMMLLFSKIPGLEEIGNAQSVIMMIPILIVVAGVSGNIANQSSLMMIRSLALNQIHKKEIKTIFGKEFVVGLMLGITLAIINIIRLLIIYAIKDNGTISLTSWMIILFSTIGILIVVMLANLLGLVLPLVLKKIKKDPTIASSPLITSLVDIMCVLIFIGFTLIIV; this comes from the coding sequence ATGTTAAAACTAGAGCACATCGAGGAAATGTTAGAGACGGCATTAGAGGAAAAAGATGTTAAGAAAATAAGAAGTATATCTAAGGAAACTCAATTTGTTGATTTTGCAGAAGCGATGGAGCAGTTTGAAAGTAAAGTAGTTTTAAAAATATTCAGATTACTAGAAATTGAAGAGGCAGCTGAAATTTTTACTTACTTAGATTCAGAACACCAAGAATATATTATTGAAGCATTTACAAATACAGAAATTAAAGAAATTTTAGATGAGCTTTATACAGATGATATTATTGATTTAATTGATGAAATGCCAAGCGAAGTTGTTAAAAAAATTCTTAAAGCAACAACTAAAGATGTTAGAAAAGAATTAAATAGTATTCTTAAATATGAAGAGCATACAGCTGGAGCAATAATGAGTATTAACTTTACAGAATTAAAATCTGATAATACTGTTGAGATGGCTATTAAGGCAATTCAACGTCGTCATGACGAATATGATGAAATTGATGATCTATTCATTATTGATGATCAAAATAAATTATTAGGTTGAATTGAGTTAAAACAATTAATAATTAATGATCCAAAAACTGAACTTGGAAAAATCATGAATACTAAAATTGTTAATGTTAATGTTGAAATGGATCAAGAAGTAGTTGCTAACTATTTCAAACGTTATGATATAAATACTTTACCAGTAGTAAATAAAACACAACAATTAGTTGGAATAATTACTGTTGATGACGTTATTGATGTATTAGTTGAAGAATCAACAGAAGATATTCAAAACTTTGCAGGCATAGATGCTGATGATGTTGAGTCAGATTACTTTGAAACTGGTTTAATTAAAATGTATAAATCAAGAGTTACATGATTGTCTATTTTATTAGTTATAGGAATAATAACTCATGTAATAATGATGCTGTTATTTAGTAAAATTCCTGGATTAGAAGAAATAGGGAATGCTCAATCAGTTATTATGATGATACCTATTTTAATAGTTGTTGCTGGTGTTTCTGGAAATATTGCAAATCAATCATCATTAATGATGATTAGATCATTAGCACTTAATCAAATTCATAAAAAAGAAATTAAGACTATTTTTGGCAAAGAATTTGTTGTCGGATTAATGTTAGGGATTACTTTAGCAATCATAAATATAATTCGTTTATTAATTATTTACGCTATTAAAGATAATGGAACAATTAGTTTAACATCATGAATGATAATTTTATTTTCAACAATAGGCATTTTAATTGTTGTTATGCTTGCCAACTTATTAGGTCTGGTATTGCCATTAGTATTAAAAAAAATAAAAAAAGATCCTACAATTGCTTCATCACCTTTAATAACTAGTTTAGTTGATATTATGTGTGTATTAATATTTATAGGATTTACATTAATTATAGTTTAG
- a CDS encoding serine/threonine-protein kinase — protein MSEINKKYSRITDVPKDAFANQRINNNYLLINEIGRGTFGLVYKAKDLSNPLSAKENFFAIKMMIVPNVKSENDKLREQEMRDEIKKYSTQIFNPRVVKIQDYLQWENYLLIVMEYVDGQSLQKMLWEKDGMLTFEEIIYYFSEIAYGLQGVHDMNMVHRDIKPGNILLTKERQIKITDFGISHVKGLVYDGGNIQKTKKPSSPGTPRYASPEEYIKSGSASDDKNSFQSDIYSLGVMLYEATTGSEIIKINNPKLFRPTEDADRKKREAFLLDQTLVAEFLAPSLLNPTINKDLELIIMKCLERNLANRYRTANEVAEDLKKVGRGEKVNIKKTKNEPYKTESIKKLENDNKKFEKFNKKFINKIVVPVIIGIFVIAILLLFVLLW, from the coding sequence ATGTCAGAAATCAATAAAAAATACTCAAGAATAACTGATGTTCCGAAAGATGCTTTTGCTAATCAAAGAATTAATAATAACTATTTATTAATTAATGAAATTGGTAGAGGGACATTTGGTCTTGTTTATAAAGCAAAAGATTTAAGTAACCCTCTCTCAGCAAAAGAGAATTTTTTTGCTATTAAAATGATGATTGTTCCCAATGTAAAAAGTGAAAATGATAAATTACGTGAGCAAGAAATGCGTGATGAAATTAAAAAATACTCAACTCAAATATTCAACCCAAGAGTTGTTAAAATTCAAGATTATTTACAGTGAGAGAATTATTTATTAATTGTTATGGAGTATGTTGATGGGCAGTCTTTACAAAAGATGCTTTGAGAAAAAGACGGAATGTTAACTTTTGAAGAAATTATTTATTATTTCAGCGAAATTGCATATGGTTTGCAAGGTGTTCATGACATGAACATGGTTCATCGGGATATTAAACCAGGAAATATTTTGCTAACTAAGGAAAGACAAATAAAAATAACTGACTTTGGTATTTCACATGTTAAAGGCTTAGTTTATGATGGTGGTAATATTCAAAAAACAAAAAAACCTTCTTCACCAGGAACACCAAGATATGCTTCACCGGAAGAATATATAAAATCTGGATCAGCCAGTGACGATAAAAATTCATTTCAATCTGATATTTATTCATTGGGTGTAATGCTTTATGAAGCAACAACAGGTAGTGAAATTATTAAAATAAATAATCCAAAGTTATTTAGACCAACAGAAGACGCTGACAGAAAAAAAAGAGAAGCTTTTTTATTAGATCAAACACTTGTCGCTGAATTTCTTGCTCCTTCGTTATTAAACCCCACAATAAACAAGGATCTTGAATTAATAATAATGAAGTGCCTTGAAAGAAATTTAGCTAATAGATACAGAACTGCAAATGAAGTTGCGGAAGATTTAAAAAAAGTTGGTCGAGGAGAAAAAGTTAACATTAAAAAAACAAAGAATGAACCTTATAAAACTGAAAGCATTAAAAAATTAGAAAATGATAATAAAAAGTTTGAAAAATTTAATAAGAAATTTATAAATAAAATAGTTGTTCCTGTAATAATTGGGATTTTCGTAATTGCTATTTTATTGTTATTTGTTTTATTATGATAG
- a CDS encoding PP2C family protein-serine/threonine phosphatase, producing the protein MRYKIQSLTDIGRVRKSNQDYLGYIENNEGCLFAIVCDGMGGHAHGELASKLAVEAFLKMFERETFLNKTDNEINNWIRKSIKDIVQQMKDHVEVFYETHDMGTTLTAVLFIGKRAFVVNVGDSRTYRMKNGQLSQITVDQNLWNDKENGESKKEEMKNILGHRFNEMTYWKVLTSALGPNKNTKIDTYLLKDNKGTFVLTTDGVHDYIDSETFTEILNSKKRLKSKAKEIIEFSMNNFSTDNLSLIIVEMMGE; encoded by the coding sequence ATGAGATATAAAATTCAGTCACTAACTGATATAGGTAGAGTAAGAAAATCAAATCAAGATTACTTAGGGTATATTGAAAACAACGAAGGTTGTCTTTTTGCTATAGTTTGTGATGGAATGGGTGGACATGCTCATGGAGAGTTAGCTTCAAAGTTAGCAGTTGAAGCTTTTCTTAAAATGTTTGAAAGAGAAACATTTTTAAATAAAACAGATAATGAAATTAATAACTGGATAAGAAAATCAATTAAGGATATAGTCCAACAAATGAAAGACCATGTTGAAGTTTTTTATGAAACACATGATATGGGAACAACTTTAACAGCCGTTTTATTTATAGGAAAAAGAGCTTTTGTTGTAAACGTTGGTGATTCAAGAACATATAGAATGAAAAATGGACAACTTAGTCAAATAACTGTTGATCAAAACTTATGAAATGACAAAGAAAATGGCGAAAGTAAAAAAGAAGAAATGAAAAATATATTAGGTCATAGATTTAATGAAATGACATATTGAAAAGTTTTAACAAGTGCTTTGGGACCTAATAAAAATACAAAAATTGATACATATCTTTTAAAAGACAATAAAGGTACTTTTGTTTTAACAACTGATGGTGTTCATGACTACATAGACTCTGAAACATTTACTGAAATATTGAATTCTAAAAAAAGATTAAAATCAAAAGCAAAAGAAATAATAGAATTTTCTATGAATAATTTTTCAACAGACAATTTATCATTGATAATTGTTGAAATGATGGGGGAATAA
- a CDS encoding thiamine diphosphokinase has product MLKNIIIVTSKSNIDLSIFNNENNYIIGVERGCLDLIEKNIKIDLAISDFDQVLDKELELIKSKAIKFSKMSSEKDYLDGEIAILEAKKISDLANIIFIANATKRYDMNLSIINMIFKYENLKFINDSSVIFKINSGITELEFSDFKVYTYISLFSKVEATLSLKGLKYECKNLKLLPLENTCISNALVLNKNPIIETSEQLVLIATR; this is encoded by the coding sequence ATGCTTAAAAATATAATTATAGTAACTTCAAAATCTAATATTGACTTATCAATTTTTAATAATGAAAATAATTACATAATTGGTGTTGAAAGAGGCTGTTTAGATTTAATTGAAAAGAATATTAAAATAGATTTGGCAATTTCAGATTTCGATCAAGTTTTAGATAAGGAATTAGAATTAATTAAAAGTAAAGCAATTAAATTTTCAAAAATGTCTTCAGAAAAGGATTATTTGGATGGTGAAATTGCTATACTTGAAGCAAAGAAAATCTCTGATTTAGCAAATATTATTTTTATTGCAAATGCAACAAAAAGATATGATATGAATTTATCAATTATAAATATGATTTTTAAATACGAAAATCTTAAATTTATTAATGACTCAAGTGTCATATTTAAAATTAATTCAGGAATTACAGAATTAGAATTTTCAGATTTTAAAGTTTATACATATATAAGTTTATTTTCTAAGGTAGAAGCAACTTTATCATTAAAAGGGCTTAAATATGAATGCAAAAATTTAAAACTTTTGCCTTTAGAAAATACATGTATTTCAAACGCATTAGTTTTAAACAAAAACCCAATAATAGAGACATCAGAACAATTAGTTTTAATTGCAACTAGATAA
- a CDS encoding DAK2 domain-containing protein, giving the protein MEKLNLIKDAMTSAVNNLYNNYPHIDKLNVFPVPDGDTGTNMNLTATNGYNDVKDINYNTIGEFLNAFARGLIMGARGNSGVIFSQIIKGLAKGMNDATELSSSEWKKGFSESKIIAYRAVMKPVEGTILTVIREVAEQTALLPDDMDSKEFWTKVIFIANEALENTPNLLQALKDVGVVDSGAYGLVKFLEGVNSVIQNNEIIAKTDKLEINEGGNIEMEIESEFGYCTEGIVMLNPEWINKLQTSAIRDQLQIYGNTSIVVVIDEDILKVHTHALSPGQVLMFLQQYGDFRTVKVDNMNLQADRQVKNSENAGWQETTTIKLERKLNNEYATIAVVSSPELKKYFEKELGIDIAIDGGSKMNPSTNDFLKAIEEVDAKTVYLMPNNGNVLLAAKQAEKEETKSKIVVIPTKTIQQGMTAALSFDPSSTTVKNTKAITSAIKNVVSFQVSQAAKDSLVDGIKIKKDQQMAIVDGKIVGTANDIGVLFEKQLARFITNKTEIITIFIGQDASAKSVSQLRKFLDENFDVEYEIIEGGQKVYSFIIAIE; this is encoded by the coding sequence ATGGAAAAATTAAATTTAATTAAAGACGCAATGACAAGTGCTGTCAATAACTTATATAACAACTACCCACATATTGATAAATTAAACGTTTTCCCTGTTCCAGATGGTGATACAGGAACTAACATGAATTTAACAGCTACAAATGGATATAACGATGTTAAAGACATAAATTATAACACAATAGGTGAATTTCTAAATGCTTTTGCTAGAGGTTTAATTATGGGAGCTAGAGGTAACTCTGGTGTTATTTTTTCTCAAATTATTAAAGGTTTAGCAAAAGGGATGAACGATGCTACTGAATTAAGTTCATCTGAATGAAAAAAAGGTTTCTCAGAATCAAAAATTATTGCTTATAGAGCAGTTATGAAACCTGTTGAAGGAACAATTTTAACTGTTATTAGAGAAGTTGCTGAACAAACAGCTCTTCTACCTGATGACATGGATTCAAAAGAATTTTGAACAAAGGTTATTTTTATTGCTAATGAAGCACTTGAAAATACACCAAATTTATTGCAAGCATTAAAAGACGTGGGTGTTGTGGACTCAGGAGCTTATGGTTTAGTTAAATTCTTAGAAGGAGTTAACTCAGTTATCCAAAATAATGAAATTATTGCAAAAACAGATAAGCTTGAGATCAATGAAGGTGGAAACATCGAAATGGAAATTGAATCAGAGTTTGGTTATTGTACTGAAGGAATTGTTATGCTAAATCCTGAATGAATTAACAAATTGCAAACAAGTGCAATTAGAGACCAACTTCAAATTTATGGAAATACATCAATTGTTGTTGTTATTGATGAAGATATTTTAAAAGTTCATACACATGCTTTAAGTCCTGGACAAGTTTTAATGTTCTTGCAACAATATGGAGATTTTAGAACTGTTAAAGTTGATAATATGAATTTACAAGCTGATAGACAAGTTAAAAACAGCGAAAATGCAGGTTGACAAGAAACTACAACAATCAAACTTGAAAGAAAACTTAACAATGAATACGCAACAATTGCTGTTGTATCATCACCAGAATTGAAAAAATATTTTGAAAAAGAACTTGGTATTGATATTGCAATTGATGGAGGCTCAAAAATGAATCCATCTACAAATGATTTCTTAAAAGCTATTGAAGAAGTTGATGCTAAAACAGTTTATTTAATGCCAAATAATGGAAACGTATTATTAGCAGCTAAACAAGCAGAAAAAGAAGAAACAAAATCAAAAATTGTAGTTATTCCTACAAAAACAATTCAACAAGGAATGACAGCTGCATTATCATTCGATCCTTCTTCAACAACAGTTAAAAACACAAAAGCTATAACTTCAGCTATTAAAAATGTTGTTTCTTTCCAAGTATCACAAGCAGCTAAAGATTCTTTAGTTGATGGTATTAAAATCAAAAAAGATCAACAAATGGCTATTGTTGACGGAAAAATTGTTGGAACAGCTAATGATATAGGTGTTTTATTTGAAAAGCAATTAGCAAGATTCATTACAAACAAAACAGAAATTATAACTATTTTCATAGGACAAGACGCTTCAGCTAAAAGCGTTAGCCAATTAAGAAAATTCTTAGACGAAAACTTTGATGTTGAATATGAAATTATTGAAGGTGGACAAAAAGTCTACAGCTTCATAATTGCAATCGAATAA
- the plsX gene encoding phosphate acyltransferase PlsX, translating into MYKIAFDVMGADNGSEVAVQSASEFLKSRKELYLVLVGDKKEIEESLRKFPIDENRFEIFETSEFIDMNGSIMDIRRKKDSSMVRALEMLKDKKVDAMITGGNSAAFIAGSHFILGELNGITRPGFMPTLPTAVDNKLTLLLDVGANLEADIEDIIGYAKMANIYSKNVLKVENPSVAQLNIGEEKSKGTLLQKEIYKELEADKNINFYGNLEARDILAGKVDIIVTDGYTGNMCLKAFEGASKILMTEIKAQLYKTIFTKLKALTLKKSFDNVSKKFDYKNHSGAILLGVDGIAFKAHGSSDVKSFKATLRMTCEAIENDVLNKIKKEIK; encoded by the coding sequence ATGTATAAAATAGCTTTTGATGTAATGGGAGCAGACAATGGTAGTGAAGTTGCTGTTCAATCAGCAAGTGAGTTTTTAAAATCAAGAAAAGAATTATATTTAGTTCTTGTTGGAGACAAAAAAGAAATTGAAGAATCATTAAGAAAATTTCCTATTGATGAAAATAGATTTGAAATTTTTGAAACTTCTGAATTTATTGATATGAATGGGTCAATTATGGACATTAGAAGAAAAAAAGATTCTTCAATGGTTAGAGCTTTAGAAATGTTAAAAGACAAAAAAGTTGACGCAATGATTACTGGTGGTAATTCGGCAGCTTTTATTGCAGGTTCTCATTTTATTTTAGGGGAATTAAATGGAATTACAAGACCAGGTTTTATGCCAACATTGCCAACAGCAGTTGATAACAAATTAACTTTATTATTAGACGTAGGAGCTAATTTAGAAGCTGATATAGAAGATATAATTGGTTATGCAAAAATGGCGAATATATATTCAAAAAATGTTTTAAAAGTTGAAAACCCAAGTGTTGCTCAACTAAATATTGGAGAAGAAAAGTCAAAAGGAACATTGCTTCAAAAAGAAATTTATAAAGAGTTAGAAGCTGATAAAAATATTAATTTTTATGGTAATTTAGAAGCAAGAGACATTTTAGCTGGTAAAGTTGACATCATAGTCACTGATGGTTATACAGGGAACATGTGTTTAAAAGCATTTGAAGGTGCTTCAAAAATTTTAATGACTGAAATTAAAGCCCAATTATATAAAACAATTTTTACAAAATTAAAGGCTTTAACTTTAAAAAAATCATTTGATAATGTTTCAAAAAAATTTGATTATAAAAATCACTCTGGTGCTATTCTTCTGGGAGTTGATGGAATCGCATTTAAAGCACACGGATCAAGTGATGTTAAATCATTTAAAGCAACATTAAGAATGACATGTGAAGCTATTGAAAATGATGTATTAAATAAAATTAAAAAGGAAATAAAATAA
- a CDS encoding Asp23/Gls24 family envelope stress response protein encodes MNTIDKSVIKVIKDAIVTVPGVVSFSNFNADSLEELATSDINNAIEFTNTDNITRFRIHVIILSGVNIKDVIKEIQIRVKYELEKISKFTMKYMVDVVVDDLA; translated from the coding sequence GTGAACACAATTGATAAATCTGTCATTAAAGTAATTAAAGATGCAATAGTAACTGTGCCAGGAGTTGTTTCATTTTCTAACTTTAATGCTGATTCTTTAGAAGAACTAGCAACTAGTGATATTAATAATGCTATTGAGTTTACAAACACAGACAATATAACTCGTTTTAGAATACATGTTATAATCTTATCTGGTGTTAACATTAAAGATGTTATTAAAGAGATACAAATTAGAGTAAAATATGAATTAGAAAAAATCTCAAAATTTACCATGAAATATATGGTTGATGTTGTGGTTGATGATTTAGCTTAA
- the trmB gene encoding tRNA (guanosine(46)-N7)-methyltransferase TrmB, translating to MRLRNKPWVKEYLENNRVYLIEWNKEEKLNLSDLFKNKNNPVHLEIGCGKGNFVTKHALRKKDVNFIGMEKETTVVGVALKKTLNEFQQKNVVNDNLKYFNDYAEDLSDIFVKESIDKIYLNFSDPWPKARHVKKRLTHKSFLDIYANIIKSNGILEFKTDNDGLFAFSLEQILENENWEIVYQTTDLYKDASALKDNIPTEYETKFHNLGKNINKLIIKKTF from the coding sequence ATGAGATTAAGAAATAAACCTTGAGTAAAGGAATATTTAGAAAATAATAGAGTTTATTTAATAGAGTGAAATAAAGAAGAAAAACTTAACTTATCTGATCTATTTAAAAATAAAAACAATCCCGTTCATTTAGAAATTGGTTGTGGTAAGGGTAACTTTGTTACTAAACATGCTTTAAGAAAAAAAGATGTTAATTTCATTGGAATGGAAAAAGAAACTACAGTTGTGGGTGTTGCTTTGAAAAAAACCTTAAACGAATTTCAACAAAAAAATGTAGTTAATGATAATTTAAAATATTTTAATGACTATGCTGAAGATTTAAGTGATATCTTTGTTAAAGAATCAATTGATAAAATTTATTTAAATTTTTCAGATCCTTGACCAAAAGCAAGACATGTTAAAAAAAGATTGACGCATAAATCATTTTTAGATATTTATGCAAACATTATTAAATCAAACGGAATTTTGGAATTCAAAACAGATAATGATGGATTATTTGCTTTTTCACTAGAACAAATACTAGAAAATGAAAACTGAGAAATAGTTTATCAAACAACTGACTTGTATAAAGATGCTAGTGCTCTAAAAGATAATATTCCAACAGAGTATGAAACTAAGTTTCATAACTTGGGTAAAAACATTAATAAACTTATTATTAAAAAAACTTTTTAA
- the rpmB gene encoding 50S ribosomal protein L28, protein MARKDMLTGKGALSGNSRSHALNATKRKWNLNLQKVKVMDENGNVFTIKVSARTLRTLKKQNVVVA, encoded by the coding sequence ATGGCAAGAAAAGATATGTTAACTGGTAAAGGTGCGTTATCTGGAAATTCAAGATCACACGCTTTAAATGCAACAAAAAGAAAATGAAATTTAAACTTACAAAAAGTTAAAGTTATGGACGAAAACGGTAATGTATTTACTATCAAAGTTTCAGCTAGAACTTTAAGAACTTTAAAAAAACAAAACGTTGTTGTAGCTTAA
- the rnc gene encoding ribonuclease III, translated as MTMHEFFEKFGIKINDSKIFSTALTHNSYANETKTKETYQRLEFLGDAVLQMYVSKFLYLNFVNAPEGKLTKTRSDIVRQETLSEIARMIDLGKIIRLGQGEIKSKGYEKPSILSDVYEAVTAAIYLDQTEEILIKWIKATIFKYLEKNDYKELNHDYKSELQEIIQAEIRSDLEYKVEKQIHIEKDNKIVYTVSVNLDGQKYGIGKGFSKQEASQNAAKDCLNKLKKPNNSYEK; from the coding sequence ATGACAATGCATGAATTCTTCGAAAAGTTTGGTATAAAAATTAATGATTCAAAAATTTTTAGTACTGCTTTAACACATAATTCATATGCAAATGAAACTAAGACTAAAGAAACATATCAAAGACTAGAATTTTTAGGAGATGCTGTTTTACAAATGTATGTTTCTAAATTTTTATATTTAAACTTTGTTAATGCTCCTGAAGGTAAACTTACAAAAACTAGATCTGATATTGTTAGACAAGAAACTTTGAGTGAAATTGCTAGAATGATTGATCTTGGTAAAATAATAAGATTAGGTCAAGGTGAAATTAAGTCTAAGGGTTATGAAAAACCATCTATTTTATCTGATGTCTATGAAGCTGTTACAGCTGCAATTTATTTAGATCAAACAGAAGAAATTTTAATAAAATGAATTAAAGCCACTATATTTAAATATTTAGAAAAAAATGATTATAAAGAATTAAATCATGACTATAAATCTGAATTACAAGAAATAATTCAAGCAGAAATTAGAAGTGATTTAGAATACAAAGTTGAGAAACAAATTCATATTGAAAAAGACAATAAAATAGTGTATACAGTTAGTGTAAATTTAGATGGTCAAAAATATGGAATTGGTAAAGGATTTTCAAAACAAGAAGCCTCTCAGAATGCTGCAAAAGATTGTTTGAACAAGTTAAAAAAACCAAATAATTCATATGAAAAGTAA
- the rsgA gene encoding ribosome small subunit-dependent GTPase A, with the protein MRGKIVQIDSNVSYVLTEEGQIYEVFIKGNIKKDTKPLVGDNVEFELIDNLKGNIISIEERTNEIYRPKISNVDQVIIVTSLYEPLFASYILNKYIFMIEAKKIKPILLFTKVELLNKTKVYDEIMKKITFYKEFGFDVVILDNIKNVTYKTEISDLRNKLEDKVSYFTGQTGAGKSTTLNNYLKDHQIRTNEISLKLNRGKHTTTNVKIYNLPKNILIADTPGFSSFELVHLKIEDILRSSSILSKFSENCKFADCNHIHESKCGIKEAVAQNKIPDFIYEDYKKVYDEISSRKEKY; encoded by the coding sequence ATGAGAGGTAAGATTGTACAAATAGATAGTAATGTAAGTTATGTTCTCACTGAAGAAGGGCAAATTTATGAAGTTTTTATCAAAGGTAATATTAAAAAGGATACGAAACCATTAGTTGGTGACAATGTAGAATTTGAATTAATTGACAATTTAAAGGGAAATATTATTAGTATTGAAGAAAGAACTAATGAAATATACAGACCTAAAATTTCTAACGTAGATCAGGTTATAATAGTAACTTCATTATATGAACCATTATTTGCTTCTTACATTTTAAATAAATACATTTTTATGATTGAAGCTAAAAAAATAAAACCTATCTTATTATTTACAAAAGTGGAATTATTAAATAAAACAAAAGTTTACGATGAAATAATGAAAAAGATCACATTTTATAAAGAATTTGGGTTTGATGTAGTTATTTTAGATAACATTAAAAATGTTACTTATAAAACTGAAATTAGTGACTTAAGAAATAAATTGGAAGATAAAGTCTCTTATTTTACTGGCCAAACAGGAGCTGGTAAATCAACGACTTTAAATAACTATTTAAAAGATCATCAAATTAGAACAAATGAAATATCATTGAAACTAAATAGAGGAAAACATACAACAACTAATGTGAAAATTTATAATTTACCAAAAAATATTCTTATAGCAGATACGCCAGGTTTTTCAAGTTTTGAACTTGTTCATTTAAAAATTGAAGATATACTTAGAAGTTCATCAATATTATCTAAATTTAGTGAAAACTGTAAGTTTGCTGATTGTAATCATATTCACGAAAGTAAATGTGGAATTAAAGAAGCAGTTGCTCAAAACAAAATACCTGATTTCATCTATGAAGATTATAAAAAGGTTTATGATGAAATAAGCAGCAGGAAGGAAAAATACTAA